Genomic DNA from Amycolatopsis alba DSM 44262:
GTCCCGCAACTCCTCCAGCGCCTGATGCGAACCGTCGGCGATCCCGCGAGCCAGCTCCGCGACCTGGTCGGCGGGCAGGTCCGGGCGATGCCCCAGCACCCCTGCCTGCATGGCGACCAGCGAGACCCGGTGCGCGAGGACGTCGTGCATCTCGCGGGCGATCCGGTGCCGCTCCACGATCCGCGCCTCGGCCGCACGCGCGGCCTGCTCCCGCTTCGCGCTTTCGACCTGTTCCCGCAGGGAGCGCACCTCCTCCCGGCGCGCGCCGATCGCGGCGCCGACGGCCACCACGATGCCCACCATCAAAAGCGGAAGACTGATCACCAGCCACAGCGGTCCCGCCGGCTCGCGATGCGGGTAGAGGTCGTTGCCCAGCACCGCCGTGACCAGGGACAACACCGCCGCGACCGCCGTTTCGGCCGGTCGCCGCCGGGCGGCCAGCGAACAGAGCGCCAGCAACGACGCGCCGCCGGACAGGACCGAAGCCGTCGAGACGAGGATGACCCCGAGCGTGATCGCGACCGGGAAACGACGGCGCCACAGCAGAGCGATCAAACAGAGGAGCGCCAGCGCCGGATCACCCGTGATCATCCAGTCGATCCTCGGCCCCGACGCTCCCACCGGCAGTTGCGACGCCGTCATGACCCAGAGCAACACGCCCAGCGCGGCCGCGGCGAGCAGGCGCCAGGCCTGCCCCCACGGACGGAGGGGTGGCTGGGCGCCGACGTCGGTGAGCACGGGCCCATCATGGTCGACCCGCCGGGGACGGCGCAGCCGGACTCGGGACGATTCCGGCCCCGACCTCGGTCGCGGCAGGGGTCGACTTTGGTCGAACGCGGCGCGAGACGCGATGCCGATGTGGTCGCGGCGCGACCGGGAGATGCTGGACGTATCACCGGGAAACAGGGGGTAGAGAGAGCATGAGCAAGGGTGGCTGGCAGGGGCTGCAGATCGTCGGGATGGTGATCGTCGCCGTCTTCGCGCAGGCCTCCATCCGCAGCCTTTTCGACCATTCCGCGACCCAGTTATGGGGCGCGTTCGACTGGGTACCCGGTGAGTGGGGCGGCAGGCTGCTCGTGTTCCTGCTGCTCGCGGCGGCGGGACTCGTGCTGGCGGGCTGGGCCCACGACCGCGGCAAGCAAGCTGCCAGCTAGGAGAACGCCGGTCCGCTAGGATCCGCAGCCGGGCGATTCCCGTCTACATCGGACGGAGTGTCGCGGGTCCTGGCGATCGCGGGAGAGTGCATGGCGGACGGAGTCGGCTCACTTTCGGGGTGGTCGGCCGACCCCACCGAGGTGACCAGCTACGTGGGCCGCGACGCCGAGACCGACGAGGCACGGCGCCTGTTGGAGATGTCGTCACTGGTCACGCTGACCGGACCTGGCGGCGTCGGCAAGACGAGACTGGCGTGGCGGCTCGCGGCGGCCCACCGGGAGGCGACCGCCGACGAGGTCGTGTTCGTGTCGCTGGCCGAACTGCGGGAACCCGCGCTGCTGGTGCCGACCGTGGCGAACGCCCTCGGTTTCGGCGACCGCTCGGCGAAACCGGCCATCGAGGTCGTCGTCGAAGCGCTGCAGGCAAGCCGGTTGCTGCTGGTGCTGGACAACTGTGAGCATCTGGTCGACAGCTGCGCCTGGTTCGCCGACACCGTGGTCAGGGCCTGCCCCCAGGTGACAGTGCTGGCCACGAGCAGGCAGTCCCTCGGCGTGGCGGGCGAACGGGTCCTGCCCGTGCCGCCGCTGGCGATACCGGAGCAGGGCGACTCCTTCGAACGCGCGGTGAACGACGAATCGGTGCGGCTGTTCGTGGACCGCGCGACCGCAGTCGCGCCGTCGTTCCGGCTCACCGAAGAGGACACCGAACCGCTGATCCGGCTGTGCCGCAGGCTGGACGGGCTGCCGCTGGCGATCGAGCTGGCCGCCGTCCGCGCGCGGGCGCTGTCCCTGCGCCAGCTCGCCGACCGGCTCGACAAGCAGTTCTCCGTTCTCACGAAGGACCGGCGCGGACGGCCGGAGCGGCACGAGACCATGCGGGCCCTGATCGACTGGAGCCACGACCTGTGCACCGGGCCCGAACGGCTGCTGTGGGCCCGCGCGTCGGTGTTCTCCGGCAGCTTCGACCTCGACGCCGCCGAACAGGTCTGTTCCGGCGGCGAACTTCCCCGCGAACGGGTCCTCGAAGTCGTCGACGGGCTGCTCGACAAGTCCATCCTGCTGCGCGAGGAGTATCCGGGCGGCGTGCGGTACCGCATGCTGGAGTCGGTGCGCGAGTACGGCGTCGACCGGCTCCGCGAGACGGGCGGGACCGCGGACCTGCGGAAACGGCACCGGGACTGGTTCGCCGAACTCGCCTGCCGGTACGCGACCGAGTGGCTGGAGACCGACCAGCTCGCCTGGATCGGCCGGTTGCGGCGTGAGCACGCGAACCTGCGCGTCGCACTCGACCACTGCACCGGCGATCCCGAGGACGCGATCGTCGGCTTGCGGATGCTGCGCGACGTCAAGGAGTTCTGGATCGTCCGCGGGCTGAACACCGAAGGCCGGATGTGGGTCCGGCGGCTCGACGAGGCCGCGGCGCCGGGAGTCCCGGAGCGGGCACACGGGCTGTGGCTGTCCGGTTTCCTGGCGCTGGTGCAGGGAGACATGCCCGCCTATCGGTGCATGCTGGACAGGGCGGCCGCCGAAGCCGAGACGAGCGGCGACGAACTCGCCGCCGCGTACGTGCTCCACGTCCGCGCCTACGCCGCGCTGATCGGCGACGACATGCCCGAGGCGTCGCGCCTGTTCGGCACGGCCATCGACCTGTTCCGCGCCCACGGGGACGAGGGCGCGGACCTCTGGGCGAGCTACAACCACGGACTGGCCGTCTGGCTGGACGGCGACATGGACCGTGGCCGGGCGGTGCTCGCCGAAGCCGTCGAGCGCTGCGAGCGGCGGGGCGAGGTCTTCTGGCGGGGCTGGGCGCTGTGGTCGCGCGCCGCCGCCGAGTACCTGCAAGGCGACCTCGCCGTGGCGAGCCGGTGCTGCGAGCAGGTCCTGCGCCTGCACGAGCGGGTCGACGACCGCGTCGTCGTCGGGTTCACGCTCACCGTCCTGGCGGGTTGCGCGGCCCGCACCGGACGGCCCAACCGGGCCGCGATCCTGCAGGGCGCCGCGATGAACGTCTGGCGCACGGTGGGCGCGTGGCCGACGCGGTACGAGGCGTTCACCGAACCGCTCCAGACCGACACCGACACGGTGACCGCCGCGCTGGGCTGGGAGGTCGCGATCAAGGAGTTCACCGACGGCGCCGCGATGCCCACCGGCGACGCCATCGCGTACGCCCTCGAGGAACGGTCCCCCGCGCCGCGGAAACAAGCCGCGCAGGTGCTCACCAAACGCGAGACCGAGATCGCGCACGTGGTCGCCGAGGGACTGACGAACCAGGAGATCGCCGACCGGCTCGGCATCGCCCGCCGCACGGTGGACACCCACATCGACCACATCCTCACCAAACTCGGCTACTCGAACCGGGTCCAGGTCGCCACCTGGGTCACCAGGTCCGCCGATCCCGCCTGACGCTCACGCCGCCCTGATCGGGGTGGCCTGCCCGGTCTGCTCGGGGACGAGCAGTTCGGCGCGCAGGGCGATCCGCAGGTCCAGCCGCTCCTTCGGATCGTCGAGCCGGGCACCGAACAGGACCCGGAGGCGGCGCAGGCGGTTGCGGACCGTCTGCGGGTGGACGCCGAGGTTGTTCGCGATCTCGGGCGCCCCGCCGCGGGCGGAGAGCATCGCGTCGAGAGTTTCGGCGAGTTTGGCGCGCTCGTTCGGCGGCAGATCGGCGATCGGCGCCAGGCTGCGCGTGACGAGCGCGGTGGTGAGCACCTCGTCGGCGAACAGCCAGTGCGTGGTCAGGTGATCCGACCAGCGCACGAGCGGCCCGTCCTCGATCACCTCGCGCCGGACCAGTTCCAGCGTCCGGCGGGCCCACCGCAGTGACGCCGCGGCTTCGGCAGGCGCCACCGCGGGCCCGACCGCCGCCCGTGCACCCGCCAGGACGCCGCTGATCTCGACGTCGTCGGGCACGAGGAGGTGCGGATACTCACCGGTGAGGTCGGCCAGCACCTCCGGGCCGAAGGAGGCCCGGACCGCGCCGGGTTCCGCGGCGATGGCGACCACCCGCGCGGGCGGCACCCAGCCCGCTTGGGCCGCGAGTCCCGCCCACTTCGCGGGCGGGCGGCCGCTCAAGATCTCCCTCAGCAGATTCCGGCGCACTTCGGCCAGCGAAGGCGTGTGCGCGGCGCGGTAGGCGGCGGTGGACAACCGGATCAGGACGTCGGCGCAGCGGAGCAGCGCCTCCACCCCGGTGTCCATCAAGGCCGATCCGGCCCCGGCCTGCCGCGACAGTGAGGCGAGCACGGGCAGGGCGCCGCGGCCCGCCGAGTGATAGGTACGGGAGAGCCGGGCCAGTTCCTTTCCGGCGGCGTACTCGGCGGCACCAACCTGCCGGAAGGCGTCCGCGCCGGCGGCGATCCCCGGTGCGGAGTCCATCCCGTCGTGCTCCAGCACCAGGGCGACGAACTCGGTGGCCCGCCCGTCGAACAACGGCGCGTGCTCGGGCAGCGCGTGCCGGATGCCCTCGACGACCACGCGGGCGATCACGAGGGCGGCGGAGCGGGCCGGGGCGGGGCGGACTGGAGCGTGGGACGCGGTCATCGTCGACCTCCGGGGCAGCGGGAATCGTCGGGGCGCCGAGTCTGCTACTCCTCGGTAGCGGGGCACATCGGGTGAATTACGTACTCGGGCCCATCCCACCTAGGTGGGTGAACGTGTCCCGAGCGCCACGCTCGGGACGCTCACCGTCTCGAACGTGGCGCTCGGGACGCGCTCAGCCCACCCGAATCACGCAGCCGGGTCGAACGGGATCCCGGACGGCTTCGCCTTGGCGAGTTCGCCGTTGAACGACGAATCCCGGATCCCCAGCTGCGCGCTGCCGAAGTCGTGCCCCGTCAGCTTGTCGCGCAGCCCCGGCGGGTAGCCGTCCCAGCCGACCAGCGGCGGGTACTGCCACTGCTTCTTGTGGTTCTCCGGCTCCTCGCCGAAGCCCGCGTGCCGGAAGCAGTGCGTGCTGATCCCGTCCTTATGGTAGATCACCTTGGGGTGCTTGCCGGTCTCGTCCCACGGGACCTCGTCGCGCTGTTTGGTCGTGTACTTGCCGTGCGCCGAAGTCGAGACGTACCTGCCCCACTCGCCT
This window encodes:
- a CDS encoding ATP-binding protein, with translation MADGVGSLSGWSADPTEVTSYVGRDAETDEARRLLEMSSLVTLTGPGGVGKTRLAWRLAAAHREATADEVVFVSLAELREPALLVPTVANALGFGDRSAKPAIEVVVEALQASRLLLVLDNCEHLVDSCAWFADTVVRACPQVTVLATSRQSLGVAGERVLPVPPLAIPEQGDSFERAVNDESVRLFVDRATAVAPSFRLTEEDTEPLIRLCRRLDGLPLAIELAAVRARALSLRQLADRLDKQFSVLTKDRRGRPERHETMRALIDWSHDLCTGPERLLWARASVFSGSFDLDAAEQVCSGGELPRERVLEVVDGLLDKSILLREEYPGGVRYRMLESVREYGVDRLRETGGTADLRKRHRDWFAELACRYATEWLETDQLAWIGRLRREHANLRVALDHCTGDPEDAIVGLRMLRDVKEFWIVRGLNTEGRMWVRRLDEAAAPGVPERAHGLWLSGFLALVQGDMPAYRCMLDRAAAEAETSGDELAAAYVLHVRAYAALIGDDMPEASRLFGTAIDLFRAHGDEGADLWASYNHGLAVWLDGDMDRGRAVLAEAVERCERRGEVFWRGWALWSRAAAEYLQGDLAVASRCCEQVLRLHERVDDRVVVGFTLTVLAGCAARTGRPNRAAILQGAAMNVWRTVGAWPTRYEAFTEPLQTDTDTVTAALGWEVAIKEFTDGAAMPTGDAIAYALEERSPAPRKQAAQVLTKRETEIAHVVAEGLTNQEIADRLGIARRTVDTHIDHILTKLGYSNRVQVATWVTRSADPA
- a CDS encoding sensor histidine kinase: MLTDVGAQPPLRPWGQAWRLLAAAALGVLLWVMTASQLPVGASGPRIDWMITGDPALALLCLIALLWRRRFPVAITLGVILVSTASVLSGGASLLALCSLAARRRPAETAVAAVLSLVTAVLGNDLYPHREPAGPLWLVISLPLLMVGIVVAVGAAIGARREEVRSLREQVESAKREQAARAAEARIVERHRIAREMHDVLAHRVSLVAMQAGVLGHRPDLPADQVAELARGIADGSHQALEELRDVLGVLRASPDELEPPQPSLTDLPALVADARALGLDVTLANTTEGEPPDAIARTVYRVVQEGLTNAGKHAPGASVAVAVEGEAGDGLRATIRDSGAARKTAGPPASGYGLLGLSERVGLAGGELDHRAEPGGGFVLAARLPWPVREGSE
- a CDS encoding helix-turn-helix domain-containing protein yields the protein MTASHAPVRPAPARSAALVIARVVVEGIRHALPEHAPLFDGRATEFVALVLEHDGMDSAPGIAAGADAFRQVGAAEYAAGKELARLSRTYHSAGRGALPVLASLSRQAGAGSALMDTGVEALLRCADVLIRLSTAAYRAAHTPSLAEVRRNLLREILSGRPPAKWAGLAAQAGWVPPARVVAIAAEPGAVRASFGPEVLADLTGEYPHLLVPDDVEISGVLAGARAAVGPAVAPAEAAASLRWARRTLELVRREVIEDGPLVRWSDHLTTHWLFADEVLTTALVTRSLAPIADLPPNERAKLAETLDAMLSARGGAPEIANNLGVHPQTVRNRLRRLRVLFGARLDDPKERLDLRIALRAELLVPEQTGQATPIRAA